One Rhodobacteraceae bacterium M385 genomic region harbors:
- a CDS encoding amidase (catalyzes the hydrolysis of a monocarboxylic acid amid to form a monocarboxylate and ammonia), whose product MSELWRLGARALSRKIAAGEVSCADVMRATLARIDAVNGEVNAIVSLRDREALMGEARLADAVGGGGWLRGIPVAVKDLVAVKGVRSTWGSRIFADFVPEADDGLARALRGAGAIVIGKTNVPEYGLGSHSNNAVFGVTRNPFDLTRTAGGSSGGAGAALATGMVSIADGSDMMGSLRNPAAWNDVYGFRPTVGVVPGEPRDNVLLHRLATLGPMGRSIEDVSALLDTIAGQPVAMPPAPKAPRVAWLGDWGGAYGMDAGLLEAGEAAVVQAKDLGWQVDAITPPMAAGAVWDSWTTLRSFVVAQDLARHWRDPARRGLLNAQALWEVERGLALTGDQVERASALRRDWLAVLDTLFARYDAIMLPATQLWPFPADWDWPRDLAGQETDSYHRWMECVVPASLAGVPALSLPAGYGDSGLPHGVQLIGPSGADGKILAMGAAWEEMIGPRLVRDPA is encoded by the coding sequence ATGTCTGAGCTGTGGCGTCTTGGGGCGAGGGCTTTGTCGCGGAAGATTGCGGCGGGCGAGGTATCTTGTGCCGATGTGATGAGGGCGACATTGGCGCGGATTGATGCGGTCAATGGCGAGGTCAATGCGATTGTGTCGTTGCGTGACCGGGAAGCCTTGATGGGAGAGGCAAGGCTGGCGGACGCTGTGGGGGGCGGCGGATGGCTGCGGGGCATACCTGTGGCCGTGAAGGATTTGGTTGCCGTGAAGGGGGTGCGGTCCACATGGGGATCGCGGATCTTCGCGGATTTCGTGCCCGAGGCAGATGATGGTCTGGCGCGCGCTTTGCGCGGTGCGGGCGCGATTGTCATCGGCAAGACCAATGTGCCGGAATATGGGTTGGGCTCGCATTCTAACAACGCGGTGTTTGGGGTCACGCGCAATCCTTTTGATCTGACGCGCACGGCCGGAGGCTCTTCCGGCGGGGCGGGGGCGGCGTTGGCCACGGGGATGGTAAGCATCGCCGATGGCTCGGACATGATGGGCAGTTTGCGCAATCCGGCGGCGTGGAATGATGTTTACGGATTTCGCCCCACGGTAGGCGTGGTGCCGGGAGAGCCGAGGGACAATGTATTGTTGCACCGGTTGGCGACCTTGGGGCCGATGGGGCGGTCCATTGAAGATGTGAGCGCGCTGTTGGACACGATCGCGGGCCAGCCTGTGGCTATGCCGCCCGCGCCCAAGGCGCCGCGCGTGGCATGGCTCGGGGATTGGGGCGGCGCTTATGGGATGGACGCGGGCCTGTTGGAAGCCGGGGAAGCGGCTGTGGTACAGGCGAAAGATTTGGGCTGGCAGGTGGACGCTATCACCCCGCCCATGGCCGCGGGAGCTGTATGGGACAGTTGGACGACGTTGCGGTCCTTTGTTGTGGCGCAGGACCTCGCCCGCCATTGGCGCGACCCGGCGCGGCGCGGGTTGCTGAATGCGCAGGCCCTGTGGGAGGTGGAGCGTGGACTGGCCTTGACCGGAGACCAGGTGGAGCGTGCCAGTGCCCTGCGCCGCGACTGGTTGGCTGTGTTGGACACTCTGTTCGCACGCTACGACGCCATCATGTTGCCCGCCACTCAGCTCTGGCCGTTTCCGGCAGATTGGGATTGGCCGCGCGATTTGGCCGGGCAAGAAACCGACAGCTATCATCGTTGGATGGAGTGCGTCGTGCCCGCCAGCCTTGCCGGGGTGCCTGCGCTTTCTTTGCCAGCGGGCTATGGCGACAGCGGCTTGCCCCACGGGGTGCAGTTGATCGGGCCGTCGGGGGCGGACGGTAAGATTTTGGCCATGGGCGCGGCGTGGGAGGAAATGATCGGCCCGCGCCTCGTCCGAGATCCCGCCTGA
- the prfB gene encoding peptide chain release factor 2 has translation MRAETTANIEKIHNSLTLLGQRMDIETAPFRLEEFNARVEDPDLWNDPEKAQKLMRDRQILVDKIKQYETIKQGVEDNAELIELGEMEGDAEVVAEAEAALAALVEDAAAKELEALLDGEADSNDTFLEINSGAGGTESCDWASMLARMYTRWAEKQGYDVDLQSFSAGEEAGIKSAVYKISGHNAYGWLKSESGVHRLVRISPFDSAAKRHTSFTSVKVYPVVDDNIEIEVNPSDIRIDTYRSSGAGGQHVNTTDSAVRITHHPTGIVVTSSEKSQHQNRDIAMKALKSRLYQIELDKRSAKVNEVHENAGDAGWGNQIRSYVLQPYQMVKDLRTSFETSDTQGVLDGNIDGLMASVLAMDVSGKSRAEANAED, from the coding sequence ATGCGCGCCGAGACGACCGCAAACATTGAAAAGATCCACAACTCGTTGACCCTCTTGGGCCAGCGTATGGACATCGAGACGGCGCCCTTTCGTCTGGAGGAATTCAACGCCCGCGTTGAGGATCCGGATCTTTGGAACGATCCCGAAAAAGCGCAGAAGTTGATGCGCGATCGGCAAATCCTGGTCGACAAGATCAAGCAATACGAGACGATCAAGCAGGGCGTGGAGGACAACGCCGAACTGATCGAATTGGGCGAGATGGAAGGCGACGCGGAAGTCGTGGCCGAGGCCGAGGCGGCTTTGGCTGCTTTGGTGGAAGACGCCGCAGCGAAGGAGTTGGAAGCCTTGCTGGATGGCGAGGCCGATAGCAATGATACCTTCCTCGAGATCAACTCTGGCGCGGGCGGCACCGAGAGCTGCGACTGGGCCTCGATGCTGGCGCGGATGTACACGCGATGGGCCGAGAAGCAGGGATATGACGTCGATCTGCAAAGTTTCAGTGCCGGGGAAGAGGCGGGGATTAAGTCTGCCGTCTACAAGATCTCGGGCCATAACGCTTATGGTTGGTTGAAGTCTGAGAGTGGCGTGCATCGTCTTGTGCGGATTTCGCCTTTCGATAGCGCGGCCAAGCGCCATACGTCCTTCACATCGGTGAAGGTTTATCCCGTGGTGGATGACAACATCGAGATTGAGGTAAATCCGTCAGATATTCGGATCGATACCTATCGGTCCTCGGGGGCGGGCGGTCAGCACGTGAACACGACGGATTCGGCGGTCCGGATTACGCACCATCCGACAGGGATTGTGGTGACCTCGTCCGAGAAGTCGCAGCACCAAAACCGCGATATTGCGATGAAGGCGTTGAAGTCGCGGCTTTATCAGATCGAGTTGGATAAACGCTCGGCCAAGGTCAATGAGGTCCATGAGAATGCAGGCGACGCGGGGTGGGGTAACCAAATCCGGTCCTATGTGTTGCAGCCTTACCAGATGGTGAAAGACCTGCGGACGTCTTTTGAGACATCGGACACCCAGGGCGTCTTGGACGGCAATATCGACGGGTTGATGGCGAGCGTTCTGGCGATGGATGTGTCGGGCAAGAGCCGGGCTGAGGCCAACGCCGAGGATTGA
- a CDS encoding PBP1A family penicillin-binding protein, with translation MMRFIIGFFGAIFSAVTLGLVFAALGLGGLIFMYSRGLPDHETLAQYTPPTISRIYSRQGMIVDEFATERRLFTPAEEIPDLVSFAFVSAEDRNFYNHSGYDPRAIVAAFVDAVRSRGQDVRGASTITQQVMKNFLLDGSRTVERKVREIILAARIERTLSKDRILELYLNEIFLGQNSYGVAAAAQTYFNATLEDLTLEQVAYLAALPQAPSRFHPVDDYERAINRRDYVLREMYENGYITRDEMETAQATALETVQGGHIEAYRLTRPPRNYFTDEIRRQLSAEFGADEFFSGGYAVRSTMDEGLQEVAEASLRRALERYDRNLGTWRGATDTIDPSLLGDEATWREALSDAQIARDVDGWFAAVVLEVGDTSARIGIEGVEDDEDGHFIPANDVTWARPLREDGSRGNTARVAGDLLSVGDVVHVRRMTSDSDGSFIRWTLRQIPEVQGGFMAMDVHTGRVLAMQGGFSYQYSSFNRATQATRQPGSSFKPFVYAAALDSGYSPNTIVIDAPIEVATGEGIWRPQNASRQFYGPSPLRTGIERSRNLMTVRLAQDVGMETVARYAERFGVYDEMQPFLANSLGAQETTLFRMVAAYAMFANGGERVEPTLVDRIQNRYGETVYRHDQRLCPDCEVASLDPGVAPRIVSTRERVIDPITAYQLTSMMRGVVQRGTASSTVNLPVPTAGKTGTTNDARDVWFVGFTSNIVAGCYIGYDQPESLGRGASGGGMCGPVFQRFMLEAIEEYGSGDFPVPEGGQFFPIDRFSGARLPDGAQGDNVVYELFRAGEEPFQGLLSVIDGGWAMSSDIPMFTQEGGDGGGGGGQGTLVETSDGDTARVPTNTGFGTLSSGGLY, from the coding sequence ATCATGCGATTCATTATCGGATTTTTCGGCGCAATCTTTAGTGCCGTCACCCTTGGGCTTGTCTTTGCCGCGCTTGGCTTGGGCGGCCTGATCTTCATGTATTCGCGCGGCCTGCCGGATCATGAGACTCTGGCCCAATACACCCCCCCCACCATCAGCCGGATCTATTCGCGCCAAGGCATGATCGTGGATGAATTTGCCACCGAACGTCGCCTGTTCACCCCGGCCGAGGAAATCCCCGACCTGGTGTCTTTCGCCTTTGTCTCGGCCGAAGATCGCAATTTCTACAACCACTCGGGCTATGATCCCCGCGCCATTGTGGCGGCTTTTGTAGATGCCGTGCGCTCTCGCGGGCAGGACGTGCGCGGTGCCTCCACGATCACGCAACAGGTGATGAAGAACTTCCTTCTCGACGGCTCTCGTACCGTGGAACGGAAAGTGCGAGAGATCATTTTGGCCGCCCGGATTGAGCGCACCCTGTCCAAGGACCGCATTCTGGAGCTGTACCTGAACGAGATTTTCCTCGGCCAGAATTCCTATGGCGTGGCGGCTGCGGCGCAGACCTATTTCAACGCGACGCTGGAAGATCTGACGCTGGAACAGGTGGCTTATCTGGCCGCGCTGCCCCAAGCGCCATCGCGGTTCCACCCGGTCGATGACTATGAACGTGCGATTAACCGCCGCGATTACGTTCTGCGCGAGATGTATGAAAACGGCTACATCACCCGTGATGAGATGGAGACCGCGCAGGCCACCGCACTGGAAACCGTCCAAGGTGGCCATATCGAGGCGTACCGCCTGACCCGGCCGCCACGGAACTACTTCACCGATGAAATCCGCCGCCAGCTCAGCGCGGAATTCGGCGCAGATGAGTTCTTTTCCGGCGGCTACGCTGTGCGGTCCACCATGGATGAGGGGCTGCAAGAGGTCGCCGAAGCCTCTCTGCGTCGCGCGTTGGAACGCTACGACCGCAACCTGGGCACATGGCGCGGGGCGACAGACACGATTGATCCGTCGCTTCTGGGGGATGAGGCGACGTGGCGCGAAGCTCTGTCCGATGCCCAGATCGCCCGTGACGTGGACGGCTGGTTTGCCGCCGTGGTGCTGGAGGTCGGCGATACCTCGGCCCGGATCGGCATTGAAGGGGTGGAAGACGACGAAGACGGCCACTTCATCCCGGCCAACGATGTGACATGGGCACGGCCCCTGCGCGAGGACGGATCGCGGGGCAACACGGCGCGGGTCGCGGGCGATTTGCTATCCGTGGGTGACGTGGTGCACGTGCGCCGCATGACCAGCGACAGCGACGGCAGTTTCATCCGCTGGACCCTGCGCCAGATCCCCGAAGTGCAAGGCGGCTTCATGGCGATGGACGTGCATACGGGCCGGGTTTTGGCCATGCAGGGCGGGTTCTCGTACCAATATTCCTCGTTCAACCGGGCCACGCAGGCGACGCGCCAGCCGGGCTCCAGCTTCAAGCCTTTCGTTTATGCGGCGGCGCTCGATTCCGGCTATAGCCCCAACACGATCGTGATCGACGCCCCGATTGAGGTGGCTACCGGCGAAGGTATCTGGCGGCCTCAGAATGCCTCGCGGCAGTTCTATGGCCCGTCGCCCCTGCGGACCGGGATCGAACGGTCACGAAACCTGATGACGGTGCGTTTGGCCCAAGACGTGGGCATGGAAACCGTGGCCCGCTATGCGGAACGGTTTGGCGTTTACGATGAAATGCAGCCGTTCCTTGCCAACTCCCTCGGGGCGCAGGAAACCACGTTGTTCCGCATGGTTGCGGCTTACGCGATGTTCGCCAATGGCGGCGAGCGGGTGGAGCCGACGTTGGTGGACCGTATTCAGAACCGCTATGGTGAAACGGTCTATCGCCACGACCAGCGGCTGTGCCCGGATTGCGAAGTGGCCTCTCTCGATCCCGGCGTTGCGCCGCGGATCGTCTCCACCCGGGAGCGGGTGATTGACCCAATCACCGCCTATCAGCTGACCTCAATGATGCGCGGCGTTGTCCAGCGCGGCACGGCCTCGTCCACAGTGAACCTTCCGGTTCCCACAGCGGGCAAGACGGGCACCACCAACGACGCGCGTGACGTGTGGTTTGTGGGCTTCACCTCCAACATCGTGGCGGGCTGCTACATTGGCTATGACCAACCTGAAAGCCTGGGGCGCGGCGCGTCGGGCGGCGGCATGTGTGGCCCCGTATTCCAACGCTTCATGCTGGAAGCGATCGAGGAATATGGCTCGGGCGATTTCCCGGTGCCGGAAGGGGGGCAGTTCTTCCCCATCGATCGTTTCTCGGGCGCACGCCTGCCGGACGGGGCGCAAGGCGACAACGTGGTGTATGAGCTGTTCCGTGCCGGTGAAGAGCCGTTCCAGGGGCTGCTGTCAGTGATCGACGGCGGGTGGGCGATGTCGTCTGACATCCCGATGTTCACCCAAGAAGGCGGTGATGGCGGCGGCGGCGGTGGTCAAGGCACGCTTGTGGAAACCTCGGACGGTGATACGGCCCGGGTGCCGACCAACACCGGCTTCGGCACGCTCAGCTCTGGCGGTCTGTACTGA
- a CDS encoding class I SAM-dependent methyltransferase produces the protein MGPEDILTTYGVEAAQWARQRSQDLWERPALEACVAERPAPLRVLDLGCGAGQPIAQWFVAQGHRVTGVDGVAEMLAECAARVPEVRRVLADMRGLDLAERFDIILAFNSFFHLSMADQRAMFPTFAAHAAADARLLFTSGPGEGEAMGTVGTSPVYHASLAPDEYRALLAENGFEVIWFRPEDAELRGHSVWLARFTGV, from the coding sequence ATGGGGCCGGAGGATATATTGACAACCTATGGCGTCGAAGCGGCCCAATGGGCGCGGCAACGTAGCCAAGACCTATGGGAACGCCCCGCGCTAGAGGCCTGCGTGGCAGAGCGCCCTGCCCCCTTGCGCGTGCTGGACCTTGGCTGCGGTGCGGGCCAGCCGATTGCGCAGTGGTTTGTGGCGCAGGGCCATAGGGTCACGGGCGTCGATGGCGTGGCCGAGATGCTGGCGGAATGCGCTGCGCGGGTGCCAGAGGTGCGACGCGTGCTGGCCGACATGCGCGGCCTGGATTTGGCAGAGCGCTTCGATATCATTTTGGCGTTCAACAGTTTTTTCCACCTGTCGATGGCGGATCAGCGGGCGATGTTTCCCACTTTCGCCGCCCATGCCGCCGCCGACGCGCGGTTGCTATTTACATCGGGCCCCGGTGAGGGAGAGGCAATGGGCACCGTTGGCACCAGCCCAGTCTATCACGCCAGCCTTGCGCCCGACGAATACCGGGCGCTGCTGGCGGAGAATGGGTTCGAGGTTATCTGGTTCCGCCCGGAAGATGCGGAGTTGCGCGGCCATTCCGTGTGGCTGGCCCGTTTTACTGGCGTCTAA
- a CDS encoding N-acetylmuramoyl-L-alanine amidase: MQRENPVVRAFLIALLLCLAGPVSAQTFSASARALPEGSSLEGNRRGTELRLALSQAVPFRVFTLDDPMRVVMDFRTVDFSALPEDFNDARLVDSVAMGGASSPGWSRIVLTLNAPQSLDVAAMETDELTGEAIVSLTLSPSDADSFEASAGAPPGLDAVLLPVVTQAVPQDDDTLVVMLDPGHGGVDPGALREGHSEAELILSFARELREVMRRTGRIEVAMTRDADVFVPLPTRVTLARAAGADLFISIHADAIAEGRAQGATVYTLSDEATDAATAALAEQHDRADLLQGVDLSGADDEVVGLLLDLARIETAPRSRAFADILVQAIEATGLDLHAQPRSEGAFSVLKAADFPAVLLEIGFLSEGGDLENILDPQWRARMQAAVTGAVIAWSQADAAAEALRRQ; this comes from the coding sequence ATACAAAGGGAAAACCCCGTGGTCCGAGCATTCTTGATTGCCTTACTTCTGTGTCTTGCGGGCCCCGTTTCGGCCCAAACCTTCAGCGCTTCGGCACGGGCTTTGCCTGAAGGCTCGTCGCTAGAGGGCAACCGTCGCGGGACCGAGTTGCGGTTGGCGCTGAGCCAAGCGGTGCCGTTCCGGGTCTTCACGCTGGATGATCCGATGCGGGTGGTGATGGATTTCCGCACCGTCGATTTCAGCGCCTTGCCCGAGGATTTCAACGACGCACGTCTGGTGGATAGCGTGGCCATGGGCGGCGCCTCCAGCCCCGGTTGGTCGCGCATTGTATTGACGTTGAACGCCCCGCAATCACTGGATGTCGCTGCGATGGAGACCGATGAACTTACCGGCGAAGCGATTGTTTCCCTTACGCTATCCCCTTCTGATGCAGATAGTTTCGAGGCCAGCGCCGGGGCCCCTCCGGGCCTTGATGCGGTGTTGTTGCCCGTTGTGACCCAAGCGGTGCCGCAGGATGATGATACGCTTGTGGTGATGCTTGATCCCGGCCACGGCGGTGTTGATCCCGGTGCGCTTCGGGAAGGACATTCCGAGGCAGAGTTGATCCTTTCCTTCGCCCGCGAACTCCGTGAAGTGATGCGCCGGACGGGCCGGATTGAGGTCGCCATGACGCGCGACGCCGATGTCTTCGTGCCGTTGCCCACCCGCGTCACCCTTGCCCGCGCGGCGGGGGCAGATTTGTTCATCTCGATCCATGCCGACGCCATCGCCGAGGGCCGCGCCCAAGGGGCCACCGTCTACACCCTGTCGGACGAGGCCACGGACGCCGCGACCGCTGCACTGGCCGAGCAACACGACCGCGCCGACCTGTTGCAAGGGGTCGACCTGAGCGGGGCCGACGATGAAGTCGTGGGCCTATTGCTGGACCTTGCCCGTATTGAAACCGCCCCGCGCAGCCGGGCTTTCGCGGATATCCTTGTGCAAGCCATCGAAGCCACAGGGTTAGACCTGCACGCACAACCCCGTAGTGAGGGTGCTTTTTCGGTACTGAAAGCGGCGGACTTTCCGGCGGTTCTTCTGGAAATCGGGTTCCTGAGCGAAGGCGGCGACTTGGAAAATATCCTCGATCCGCAATGGCGCGCGCGGATGCAGGCAGCCGTCACCGGCGCTGTGATCGCGTGGAGCCAGGCAGACGCCGCGGCAGAGGCCCTTAGACGCCAGTAA
- a CDS encoding aminotransferase class I/II-fold pyridoxal phosphate-dependent enzyme, translated as MRQSTRSHVDPFIVMDVMEQARAAEEAGRHIIHMEVGQPGTGAPKAARDRLASEMAAGPLGYTVALGRPDLRAGIAALYNEWYGIDLDPARVVLTAGASGAFILAFTALFDAGARVALGEPCYPSYRQILTALSLNPVGLQTHADTRYQPTPDHLDPSLDGLIVASPANPTGTMLFKPELTALTNACAEQDISLISDEIYHGLQYDSRAVSALEVTDDVYVINSFSKYFSMTGWRLGWMVVPPDHIRTIERLAQNMFICPSHAAQVAALGALSPEGRAELDQHRDIYTRNRTILQDGLKAAGLSNTAPADGAFYVYADVSHLTDDARAFAAQILERAGVAVTPGLDFDKQRGAGTLRFSYARATEDIEEGVARLTAFFNSL; from the coding sequence ATGCGCCAATCGACCCGATCCCACGTGGACCCGTTCATCGTAATGGACGTGATGGAGCAAGCCCGCGCGGCGGAAGAGGCCGGGCGTCACATCATCCACATGGAGGTCGGCCAACCCGGCACCGGCGCACCGAAAGCGGCGCGGGACAGGTTGGCGTCGGAAATGGCAGCGGGGCCGTTGGGCTATACGGTGGCCTTGGGGCGGCCCGATCTGCGTGCAGGCATCGCGGCGCTTTATAATGAATGGTACGGCATTGATCTGGACCCGGCCCGTGTCGTGCTGACGGCGGGCGCGTCGGGGGCCTTCATCCTTGCGTTCACTGCGCTGTTTGATGCCGGGGCGCGGGTCGCCTTGGGGGAGCCTTGCTATCCTAGCTACCGCCAAATCCTCACCGCGCTGTCGCTGAACCCAGTGGGGCTGCAAACCCACGCCGACACGCGCTACCAACCGACGCCAGACCACCTGGACCCCAGCCTTGATGGATTGATCGTGGCCAGCCCCGCCAACCCGACAGGCACAATGCTGTTCAAGCCCGAGTTAACGGCGTTAACCAATGCCTGCGCGGAACAGGATATCTCCTTGATTTCAGACGAGATTTATCACGGTCTGCAATATGACTCCCGCGCCGTTAGCGCGCTGGAAGTCACCGACGATGTCTATGTGATCAACTCTTTCTCCAAGTATTTCTCGATGACCGGTTGGCGGCTTGGCTGGATGGTCGTGCCCCCTGATCATATCCGCACGATCGAGCGGCTGGCCCAGAACATGTTCATCTGCCCCTCCCACGCCGCTCAGGTCGCCGCACTGGGTGCGCTCTCGCCCGAAGGGCGGGCCGAGTTGGACCAGCACCGCGATATCTACACGCGCAACCGCACGATCCTGCAAGACGGGCTGAAAGCGGCGGGTCTGTCCAACACCGCGCCTGCCGATGGGGCGTTCTACGTCTATGCCGATGTCAGCCATCTGACCGATGACGCCCGCGCCTTTGCTGCGCAAATTCTGGAGCGGGCGGGCGTTGCCGTGACCCCGGGGCTCGACTTCGACAAGCAGCGCGGCGCAGGGACTTTGCGCTTCAGCTACGCCCGCGCGACCGAGGATATTGAGGAAGGCGTCGCCCGCCTGACGGCCTTCTTCAACAGCCTCTAG
- a CDS encoding DsbA family protein codes for MKRLMMSVAAVALLAGPAAATDIADMTEAERQTFREEVRQYLLTNPEVLMEAIAVLEERQAADEAAAQEVAVADNAPAIFGSAFDHVGGNLEGDVVIVEFIDYRCGYCRRAHPEVNELVESDGNIRIITKEFPILGEQSVLASRFAIATRIALGGEAYEQISDGLMAMRSDVTELALARLAGDLGLDSEAIFAAIDDPVVQSTIDANYALGQRMGITGTPSFVFGDQLVQGYVPLANMEDIVAIIRDTAG; via the coding sequence ATGAAACGATTGATGATGAGCGTGGCCGCTGTGGCCCTTCTGGCAGGCCCCGCCGCCGCCACCGATATCGCCGACATGACCGAGGCCGAGCGCCAGACCTTCCGCGAAGAAGTGCGCCAGTACTTGCTGACCAATCCCGAGGTCTTGATGGAAGCCATCGCGGTGCTGGAAGAACGCCAAGCCGCCGATGAAGCCGCCGCGCAAGAGGTCGCCGTGGCCGACAACGCGCCGGCGATCTTTGGATCAGCGTTTGACCATGTGGGCGGCAACCTTGAAGGCGATGTCGTGATCGTAGAGTTCATCGATTACCGTTGCGGGTACTGCCGCCGCGCCCATCCGGAGGTGAATGAATTGGTCGAATCCGACGGAAACATTCGCATCATCACCAAGGAATTCCCCATTCTGGGCGAGCAATCGGTACTGGCGTCGCGGTTCGCCATCGCCACCCGCATCGCCTTGGGCGGAGAGGCTTATGAGCAGATTAGCGACGGTTTGATGGCCATGCGCTCGGACGTGACAGAGCTGGCACTGGCGCGTTTGGCGGGCGATTTGGGCCTTGATAGCGAGGCGATTTTCGCGGCGATAGATGATCCGGTCGTGCAGTCCACCATTGATGCAAACTATGCCTTGGGGCAGCGGATGGGCATTACCGGTACGCCGTCGTTCGTGTTTGGCGATCAGTTGGTGCAGGGCTACGTGCCGCTGGCCAATATGGAAGACATCGTGGCGATCATTCGCGACACGGCGGGCTGA